The proteins below are encoded in one region of Silene latifolia isolate original U9 population chromosome 2, ASM4854445v1, whole genome shotgun sequence:
- the LOC141642835 gene encoding putative F-box protein PP2-B12, protein MVGKREEEDQAGNNKIMCTAFDLFYVLPEGCIAAAISFTGPRDASRLSAVSKIFKSAADSDAVWTCFLPHDYQQILARSSHAGNGISLLDSLTKKDLFFHLANHPLLIDNSTKSFFLDKPTGKKCFTISARELAITWGDTPRYWAFHPSPESRFPEVAELHSVCWLEIKGKIKSAMLSPNTTYIAYFVFKMTDAAYGFYSPAKVSVKTQGNKSESRKVYLQYEEGRNQRYQIIPRRMSLFNRIRSPFFEVPAAAKREENKMVLKERMDGWLEVAMGEVTTQVGEDSEVEMSVLEVEGGNWKSGLIVEGIEIRPKAVSE, encoded by the exons ATGGTAGGTAAAAGGGAGGAGGAAGACCAAGCTGGTAATAACAAAATCATGTGCACCGCTTTTGATTTATTCTACGTCCTTCCTGAAGGTTGTATCGCTGCTGCCATTTCCTTCACTGGTCCTCGTGACGCCTCTCGCCTTTCCGCCGTCTCCAAGATTTTCAAATCCGCTGCCGATTCTGATGCCGTCTGGACTTGTTTTCTTCCCCACGATTACCAACAGATTCTCGCTCGATCATCTCATGCTGGTAATGGGATTTCCCTTCTTGATTCCCTTACCAAGAAGGATTTGTTTTTTCACCTTGCCAATCATCCCCTTCTTATCGATAATTCCACCAAG AGTTTCTTTCTGGATAAACCAACGGGTAAAAAATGCTTCACTATATCTGCGAGGGAGCTTGCCATTACATGGGGTGATACACCAAGATATTGGGCATTCCACCCTTCCCCCGAGTCAAG ATTTCCTGAAGTAGCAGAGCTACACTCTGTTTGCTGGCTTGAAATCAAAGGAAAAATCAAATCAGCAATGTTATCTCCAAACACAACCTACATTGCCTACTTCGTCTTCAAAATGACAGACGCTGCGTACGGTTTCTATTCCCCAGCCAAGGTGTCGGTCAAAACTCAAGGTAACAAATCAGAGTCCCGAAAGGTATATTTGCAATATGAGGAGGGTCGTAATCAGAGGTACCAAATCATACCGAGACGTATGAGTCTCTTCAACCGCATACGGAGCCCATTTTTTGAGGTCCCGGCAGCAGCCAAGAGAGAGGAAAATAAAATGGTCCTGAAAGAGAGGATGGACGGATGGCTAGAGGTGGCAATGGGGGAGGTGACAACTCAGGTTGGTGAAGACAGTGAAGTCGAGATGTCAGTACTGGAAGTCGAGGGCGGGAATTGGAAGAGTGGGCTGATTGTTGAAGGTATAGAGATTAGGCCCAAAGCGGTATCAGAATAA